From Ovis aries strain OAR_USU_Benz2616 breed Rambouillet chromosome 25, ARS-UI_Ramb_v3.0, whole genome shotgun sequence:
AGGATCACTTAACTATGTTATGCTTCAGTCTCAGTATTTTCCTGGAGGCTTTCCAGTGGTGCTCGGTCTGTCATGAAAATTGAGATTACAAAAGTCTTGACTTTATTTCCCCCTTTTAAGTTTCACAGGTAAACATTAATTAACATCAGACCTGCCACATAACTGGAAATTACCGTGCACCTGATACACAAGCATACATATCAGCTATATATGTACGGATAATTTTAAACGtgtattggttttgttttctccgCTAGGCTTTTggagacttatttatttattttttttttaagattttttttgatgtggaacattttaaaagtttttgttgaatttgttataataactgcttctattttatgttttgattttttgacaatgaggcatgtgggatccccgACCAGGCATCGACCTCACACCCTCTTCATTGAAtggtgaagtctcaaccactgaaccagcagggaaatgctgtatttttgttttcactaTATCTTTTTGCAGAGAGTGGGTACTCAAGTGCATGTAAATTATATGGGTATATTTAGTCCCAGATTCTCTTTTCTCAGTATATTAACTTGGGAAAATTCCTCTTTGCaaaacaaagtataaaacaaaattCATGTAACTCTTGTCTTCTGTCCAGCATCCTATTTTTTTTGTACACTATGTGTGGGaggcaagatcttagttcccctacctgggattgaatccatgttccTCTGCAGTGAAATTGCAGAgacctagccactggaccagcacaGAATTCCCCCAGCATCCTATTCTTTATAGTTTCTGTAGTTCAGAATCCAAGACAGGCTTAGCTGTTGGTTCAGATAACTTGGAGTCACCTTGAATTGAGTTGGGGGATCCACAACTATCAGTCACTTAGGCCTTCGGCTAGCAGTCAGCTCTGTGTGGCCCATGTGGACCCCTCCATAGTACTACCTGAGTGAACTTGTGTTACAGCATTTGGCTTCCCCAgatagagggagggagaagacCACAGTTCTCTTATGTCCTAATCTTGGATATCATACATGTCACTTTGGCTATAGTTTATTAGTTAGAAATGAGGCAGTTTAAAACTCAGCCTCATGTTTGAGAAAAAGGGAATTTAGTGCTACGTTTTGAGAGGAGGAGTATTAAGTAAATTGTGGACATATTCGAAGATTGTCACAGCGCATAACTGTGATCTTCAGTGGTGTAAGACAACTGCTTGTGACTGAGGAAAGAGCGTATTGATAGAGCTATATGCGCAGTGGAGAAGCTGCACTGGGTCACGTGCTCCCTGTCGTTACGGGCTCACGCACGCCATTGCTTGTTTCCAAGCATGTTTTGCTGTCTTATGTTTCTTCCTGCCTTTGTCTTCGTGGCTCATTAGGCCTGGAATAGCTTCTACCTTGGTGCCCCATTGCCCCGCTGAGATACTGCTCTTTAGGCCTGGAATAGCTTctagcttggagaaggcaatggcaccccactctggtactcttgcctggcaaattccatggacacaggagcctggtaggctgcagtccatggggtcgctaagagtcggataccactgagtgacttcactttaacttttcactttcgtgcattggagaatgaaatggcaacccattccagtgttcttgcctggaggatcccagggacgggggagcctggtgggctgccgtctatggggtcgcacagagttggacacgactgaagcgacttagcagcagcagcagcttctagcTTGATGTGCCATTGCCCCACtgatgttttgtaatttttttaaagacccaTTCCAAGTAGCGTCTTCCTACTTTTCTGatctttttctgattttcctcCCAAGCAAATTTGGTGACAGACATTGCCTTCATTGAACATCCATCCATTTAGTCAAGAcgtatttattgaacatctgtgttctagcaagggcttcccaggtggtgctagtggtaaagaatctgccagcctatgcaggagatacaagagacataggtttgatccctgggttgggaagattccctggagtaggaaatggcaacctgctcagGTGTTCTttcctgtaaaatcccatggacagaagatcctgtgggactacagtccgtggggtctcaaagagtcaggactgagtgactgaacactgCTAATACTGTGTTTTCGCATATGTTGATAGTGAACAAGAAAAACATAATTCCTGCTTTACTGAgccttttttatatatttattataacatGATCACATTCAATTCTTTGCATCTGTCTCATACTGGACTGAGCTTGAGGATAGAAACTgccttatttaactttttattcatAGTATCTAATTCACAGTGGTGATTAATATAGTCAAAATGTGAATGCATTTGATTGTCTTCAAATGTTAGGCAAAATCCTAGCCTAATTATTATCTCAGTAATAAAAGACCGGATGTATTTAGGCCTTTGTTAACTGCTAATTTGGTTAATATTCAAGTTCTGAATACACTTTTGTATTCAAGTTCAAAGTATGACtgtggactgccaggcaactTGCTAGTTCTTTGGAATGATAATTCTTCTAAAATAGAGTGGTTATTAAGTAAGTAAGTGCTTTATGGGTATTTCAACACCTAGGGCTTGAGAATTCAGAAAGTTGATGTTATTAAGGTTTAAAGCATAATTTGAAAATTCTGGTTTATTTTTTGTGGATATTTACGTTGTGCATGGTAAggtaattaaaaataacaacataatTTAGTGAAGTAGttgaaagtaatttttataaGTAGTTATATGTGGTAATTTTGTGATAACAATCTCTTTATTAGAACAgataatttgttacaatatataCATCTCATTGGAGGCTCTGGGTGGTAAAATCTAGTTAAGGCATACCTGTATTTAAAGAAATTCAGAATATCTTGGTTAGTAGCAGAGTTTTTGATTTCcagctattttaaaagtaaataagttGATTTCTCCTATATACTGACAATATTGTTTCATTATACTTTCAAATGTAGAGCAAGCATGCTTATGGTCATAATAATGTGTTTTTAGCATTTCAGCAGGAACTTGATGCAAGACATGACAAATACGAGAGACTTGTGAAACTGAGTCGAGATATAACTGTTGAAAGCAAAAGGACGATTTTTCTCCTCCATAGAATTACAAGGTAAGTAAGTATCTTTACATTTGTTACAGCTGGATACAGGttgatatgtattttatatttatcagtAAGTCAATGGGCAGTAACTAGCTGACTTTTTTTAAACACCAGGATCAAGAGTCTGTTATTAGcaggtagattttattttaacaataaacattttttttaaaaataggaaattttcttattttcagaacAGCTAAGGATTTGTGTCTTGTTAAGATCATTCACAGAGATAGAACTATTGTTtatgaacatcagttcagttcagtcactcagtcgtgtccgactctttgcgaccccatgaatagcagcatgccaggcctccctgtccatcaccaactcctggagttctctcagactcacgtccatcaagtcagtgatgccatccagccatctcatcctctgtcgtccccttctcttcctgcccccaatccctcccagcatcagactcttttcccagtgagtcaactcttcgcatgaggtggccaaagtactggagtttcagctttagcatcattccttccaaagaaatcccagggctgatcttcagaatggactggttggatctccttgcagtccaagggactctcaagagtcttctccaacaccacagtttaaaaccatcaattcttcggtgctcagccttcttcacagtccaactctcacatccatacatgactactggaaaaaccatagccttgactagatggaccttagttggcaaagtaatgtctctgcttttgaatatactatatctaggttggtcataacttatcttccaaggagtaagcatcttttagtttcatggctgcagtcaccatctgcagtgatttcggagccccaaaaaataaagtctgacactgtttccactgtttccccatctgtttgccatgaagtgatggaaccagatgccatgatcttcattttctgaatgttgagctttaagccaactttctcactctccattttcactttcatcaagaggctttttagtacctcttcactttctgccataaggatggtgtcatctgcatatctgaggtgattgatatttctcccggcaatcttgattccagcttgcatttcttccagcccagcgtttctcatgatgtactcttcatataagttaaataagcagggtgacaatatacagccttgacatactccttttcctacatATTTAAACTTTAATCATTTATTAGAGCCTATTAACATTAAAGCTTTTCTTGGATGATATGTGCAACAATTTTAGTATTAGGTAAACACTGCATTCTACTTATCTTCCCATTCATTTTTCAATTCATTGGACATTGGGCTTTCTGCCTCACCGAATTGAAATTGAAATTGCCTTTGTTCACTCATATTGATAAATCTAGTATATACTCTTCTACTGttttcttatttacatttttgcAGCATGTGATAGTGTTGACTGTTTAATTCTTTGGGGGAATTCTGAAGTTCTTCCACCTTCAGCTCTGTGATATTCTTACACTATGACTTGACTGTTTTTCTGGGTGAAAGTattaattgctcagtcctgtttggctctttgcgaccccatggactttaacccaccaggctccccagtcaagaatactggagtgggttgccgagtcctcttccagggaatctttccgactcagggatcaaaccctggtctcctgcattacaggcagattctttaccgtctaagccactagggaagcttaaTTCTTTGCAAGTTCCCCCACCTTCAGCTCTGTGACATTCTTTCTGTAGGTCTTTACTGTTTTTCTAGGGAGCTCTGTATATTTGATAGATTTCATTGTTGCAAATGAAAACAGCGAACTTAAACTAGCCTAGATTAAGAGGAGGGAAGTAGAATATTTTATGAATGCGGCTGGGTATTTCCATTTTCTCACCTTTGTTTTGTATTTGACtagctttctttgcttttctgttctGCATTGAGGTAGAAATCATCCACCCTGTAGCTCACAAAGAGAGATTTTTGTTACATTGGCAATTCCAAATGCCTCCAGAAGCTAGTGAGGATTGGCTCCCCACTGTGTGTCTGACAAAGTATTTAAGCAAGTCCAAGTGTAATTTTTGagctttttattattaaagtagTATTGAAGTATTCTATTCACGCACAGCTTTTAAGATAACTCtgaaatactttaatttttattccattAAGTGGAAACAATTTGTCATATGTAGATTAGTGGAATGTGgcactattaacattttcttttttatacttggttctaaaattagttttttgcttgttttttgaaCCAGTTTTCAGGTAGCTTATACACCCTTGAGCTTGTATTATGAAAAAAAGCAACACTGATCTGGTAAATTATGAACACCTTTTTCAATAGAAATTTCAGTTCTAAAACAATTGTTGATATTGAGCAGTTTAAAGAAATAGTAAAACTGCAACAGGAGAATTTCATATTTTGGAGAAAACCATGTTACTGTGTAACATCATCTTATGGTTGTctaccaaaaaataataaatattcattatagtaaacttagaaaataataatctttagaaatattaaaaatgacagaGACGTTAaggtgctgagtgaaagaagtcagtgaaTGAAATACACTGACAGCCATTATCAGTAAGCAGATGTCATATGTTATGCTTTTTTTGTCTTAATTGTTTCCATATTGTCCCTAATGTTTTTTGATTAGTAAACTAATAGTAAACTTCAGAAAAATTATAAACTAGAGAAAGTAAAACacttaatgaaagaaatcagagtacATAAAGATAACTACTCTTAATGAgcacttttcatattttaactatactttcattttctttaatagataaaggttaaaataaatagataagggTAATAtctctttaccagtgagctttgGTAGTtcgatcttttaaaaaatttatccattttgtttcataatgttcttttatttctgtagaatCTGTTGTAATATCCTCTCTCTCATTCCTGAAGTTGGTAATTTGtatcctctctttttcttgatctgtctggctagaggtttatcaattttattgatcttaaaGGACTACTGTTGATTTCATTGATATTCTATATGGTTTTCTGACATATTGAtttctgctatttccttctttctgtttacTTTGGATTCATTTGTTCCTTTTCTGAAGAATTTCTTAAGGTGGAAGCTGGGAtcaaagaagaaactgagatcatttcttcttttctaacacAGTGCTGTTTCCCTTTTACACCTCTAAGTACATTTTAGCCACATTCCACAaattttgatgttttgtttttcattttcattcagtttaaaatactttctaattttcattttcatctttgatttcatcTTGGGTTGTTTAGATGTTGTTTGGTTTCCAAATGCTTGGGAATTTTCCAAGCATGTTTTTTATGAtttgaattcttttaaatttactgaaaCTTGGTTTTGACCCAGAATATGGTCTCTCTGGACCTTGTACACTTGAAAAGTATATGTACTCTGCTGCTGTTGAGTGTAGTGTTCTATCGTGTCAGCTAAGTCAAGTTGGTTGATGATATTGTTCAATCATCCAtgacatttctgatttttattaacGTATACTTGTTCTGTCAATTATTGAGAAATGTTGAAATCTTTGACTATAAttgtgaatttgtctatttctttttgcagttctatcagtttttgcttgATGTATTTAAGTTCTTTCATTTGATGTATTAAATGACATTTAGGATTGTTCTGTTGACTTGATGAATTGACCCATTATTATCATGATTATATCCCTGGAAATATTCTTTGTTTGGAAATCTGTTTTGTCATTATATTGATAActactctcattttcttttgagtAGTGTTAACAGGGTATATCTTtattcatccttttatttttaatctatttatgtctggacttccctggtgactcagacagtaaagaatctgcctgcaatgatggagagtgggttcaatcccaaggtcaagaaggtcccttggagaagggaatggcaaccccctccagtagtcttgtctggagaattccatggacagaagagccttgtggctacagtccatggggtcacagaatcaggcatgattgagtggctaacactttaaCACTGTATATATTCAAaacggctttcttatcttttttggtttttaatccatttatcaattttatctaaTCTCTGCCTTTTACATAGGTGTTTAcaccatttatatttaatgtgattattgaCATGGTTGGAATTCAACCTGtgatccattttcctttttttttttttgccttattttggattgagtattttttataattccattttttatcttatttgttgGCTTATTAGctgtacttttttttgtttttgtcgtGGTGGTTTTATGGTTTGTAATATATGACTTGTCACAGCCTGCTGTCCGTACTTTGTACAATACCATGTTAACTGAAACTTGTGCATTTCAGAATCTTGTCTTTCTTTGCATGGTTCTGTGGTAATAGTTACTTTGTAAATTGAGGTCACAGTGTTGATATGCACAGATTTCAGTTAACATGATATTGTGCAGAGTAAGGACGGCTTGCATATCACTTTGCCTATAATATATGAACCCTAtaattctattctttcttttccatttcacttCTACAAGCTTGGCTGGCCTTTGTACTACTTCTGAAATACATGCTTCTTCTATCTTATTTATAATCCCTATGggtgtcagtcatgtctgactctttgtggctctatggactgtagccctccaggctcctctgtgcatggaattttccaagcaagaatactggagcaggttgccatttcctactcagagggattttcccaactcaggggtggaacctgcactcctgcattggcaggcagattcaagTAATACAGTGCCACCTGGCTTAGCCTATAAGTAAGttaagccgctcagtcatgtccgattctttgccaccccatggactgtagcctaccaggcttctccatccatgagattctccaggcaagaatactggagtgggttaccattcccttctccaggggatattcctgacccaggggttgaacccgggtctcccgcattggaggcagatgctttaacctctgagccaccagggaagatatagGCTTAGCCTATAATCCCCATAATATACcagaaatggtaaatatatgaaaaaagataaatttttaattaaaaagtcatattgtttaagtaaaaataattattattttggggattattatttttacttaaaatttaaaaattagtactTTAAATAAAAGTACTAATCCCcataatacattattatttttaaacaatatgattttttaaattaaagttatcttttcccatatatttaccatttctgGTGTCCTTTATTCCTTTGTTAATAGAACCGTGTTTTCATCTGGcatcatttttcttttgcctgaagaacttcctttaataTGTTTTGTAGTGCCCGTGTGCCAGTGATGAATCGACTATTTCTGGTCTTGTATGGGCTCTTGAGATTATTTTGTGTGGTCACTTAGAGTGGGCCTTTTTTCAGCCTCACAAGTTTGCATTAATCAAAATTCAACTGAAGACATGAGTAGTCCCCTCTGTAGATCTCTGAAACTCTCTGCatgtattttctcctttgtttctttgccttGCAAGTTTTAGCCATCTTGACCACTGTGAACGCCCATCTCCTCCACCTCTACTGCGGAAGACTCCTAGGGGCCACCTAAGTTTCTCATGCCTACATTGTCACTTGGAAACTCTTCAGGCAGTCAGGAATAGTCACAGGGCACATGTcctttttttcactctcatgctGTCCTATGCTGCTTGTTTCACAATGTCTgaaaacctttttatttatttattttttatatgtttgtttctCTTTAGTTGTTTATGGTGGGATGACAAATCCTGTTCATGTTATTCCATCTGACTAAAAGTAGACCTCTCTAGAtgtcttgttgttgttgaggATAATggcttcacaatgttgtgttagtttctgctgtgcaatagCGTGAGTCAGCTGTgagtttacatatatcccctcactctTGAGCCTCACTCCCAACCCCATCCCACCTggctaggtcatcacagagcaccaagctgagctctctgtgctatatagtagcttcccgttagttatctcttttacacatgaaaggagatcagtcctgaatactcattggaaggagtggtgctgaagctgaagctccgatagtttggccacttgatgcgaagaactgactcattggaaaagactgtgatgttgggaaagattgaaggcaggagaatgggatgacagaggatgagatggttaccaactcaatgggcatgagtttcagcaagctccgggagttggtgatggatagggaagcctggcacgctgtagtctgtgtggtcgcaaagagttggacacgactgagcaactgatctgaactatGTATgttaatgctactctctcagtttgtcccaccatttccttcccctgcagtgtccacagtctgttctctacatctgcatctctattcttgccccgtagataggttcatcagtaccacttttctagattccatgtatatgcattaatacacaatatttatttttctctttttggcttacttcactctgtatgacagagtctaggtccatccacatcactgcaaacaacctaatttcattccttcttatggctaagtaatattccactgtgtatatgtaccacaacttctttatccatataTCATATTTTTATGAACATAATTTCTCTTGTAGTTATGGTTATGTTATAAATACAGCTGCTTATACTTCTATACTGAATATTACGTTAaagcattttccatttttttttgacctatttttaataaaattatagttGTATTTTTGAGTTAGAAGTTTCAGGATACATAggatatttatttagctgtgcatTAGttgatatgtattttatttcagtttttcactatcaAAACATCTGgctgatattttaaaagttcccAATATCTTGATTGTAGTGCTCCTGATATGGAAGAAATATTGACTGAATCAGAAGTTAAATTGGATGGTGTCAGACAAAAGATACTGCAGGTAGCCCAAGAGCTCTCAGTAGAAGACATGCATCAGTTCCACAGAGCCATTACTACAGGTGAGTCTAGGTGTACTTTAGTggtaatgtttaaaagaaaatagtatgTTAAATGATTTATGTATGCATTGCATGAATTACAATGAACACTTAGTGAAATGTTATTGGCTTTAAAAAATTGGGACTTCCGAGTagtaaaataatttcttactTGGCTTTATTTTCCTGTGTAGTGATAATTATTGATAGATTTTGATAAAGTAATTGAGGAGACACTCTTAATAGAGAAACTATTCTTGAATGAGTAGAGTGTATTCAGACAGGGTGTATGTCATTCCCCACTGAGTATATATTTCACTTGTGGCTCTAAGTTTCAGTCACAGTAGGTTCATAAAAAGAGGAGGTATCACCTAGCCAGATGGACCAAAGCATCTCATAGTGCGACTCCATACTGGGAATTCTAGGATAATACTCggttttatata
This genomic window contains:
- the TSNAX gene encoding translin-associated protein X isoform X3; the protein is MSSKEGSGGFRKRKHDNFPHNQRREGKDVNSSSPVMLAFKSFQQELDARHDKYERLVKLSRDITVESKRTIFLLHRITSAPDMEEILTESEVKLDGVRQKILQVAQELSVEDMHQFHRAITTGLLLTDKLYSVR
- the TSNAX gene encoding translin-associated protein X isoform X5; the protein is MSSKEGSGGFRKRKHDNFPHNQRREGKDVNSSSPVMLAFKSFQQELDARHDKYERLVKLSRDITVESKRTIFLLHRITSAPDMEEILTESEVKLDGVRQKILQVAQELSVEDMHQFHRAITTAFL
- the TSNAX gene encoding translin-associated protein X isoform X4 — encoded protein: MSSKEGSGGFRKRKHDNFPHNQRREGKDVNSSSPVMLAFKSFQQELDARHDKYERLVKLSRDITVESKRTIFLLHRITSAPDMEEILTESEVKLDGVRQKILQVAQELSVEDMHQFHRAITTDKLYSVR